In Etheostoma spectabile isolate EspeVRDwgs_2016 chromosome 20, UIUC_Espe_1.0, whole genome shotgun sequence, the following are encoded in one genomic region:
- the ptafr gene encoding platelet-activating factor receptor — translation MLASTTEQVAVTGTSGLVSSASNGSIFLDSEFRYILLPVVYGIIFILGLFANLYVLFVLRCLREAKAMGEIRIYMTNLTIADLLFVCALPFWIDYYSRHGNWVYTDFMCRLTGSLFFINTYGSILFLGAISVNRYWAVTRPLDAASSNHRRRGIIVCIVIWVFTVAMATQSLISPGTNTYDNNFIHCFEGYQDRTALQKKILAATHFAIIGMFLVVFFLVVMCNFLIARALLSQNPPQSEFRSETIISRKSNRTMSSSTKRPRGVKRRALQMLLAVVGVFVVCFLPHHIIQGFWTLAVLQITQGWGHVDWDQKTLQALNDAHQLTLVLMALNCILDPVVYYFATRKFRRFITAQFKKVVRGEGCSQTLTSQLSMESRNNCQRLNSEPQQPEKE, via the coding sequence ATGCTGGCCTCAACTACAGAACAAGTTGCCGTAACAGGGACCTCTGGTCTGGTATCTTCAGCCAGTAATGGCTCAATCTTCCTTGACTCTGAGTTTCGTTACATCCTTCTCCCGGTTGTCTATGGCATCATCTTCATCCTGGGCCTCTTCGCTAACCTCTATGTGCTGTTTGTGCTGCGCTGCCTCCGTGAAGCCAAGGCCATGGGCGAAATCCGCATCTACATGACAAACTTGACCATCGCTGATCTCCTTTTTGTCTGTGCCCTTCCCTTCTGGATTGACTATTACAGTCGGCATGGCAACTGGGTCTACACAGACTTCATGTGCCGGCTGACTGGTTCGTTGTTCTTCATCAACACCTACGGCTCCATCCTCTTCCTCGGGGCCATCAGCGTCAACCGATACTGGGCAGTCACCCGGCCCCTGGATGCAGCCTCCTCAAACCACAGACGTCGTGGGATCATCGTGTGCATTGTCATCTGGGTATTTACCGTGGCAATGGCTACCCAATCTCTGATATCTCCAGGGACCAACACTTATGATAACAACTTCATTCACTGTTTTGAGGGGTACCAGGATAGAACTGCTCTCCAGAAAAAAATACTGGCTGCCACTCACTTCGCAATAATTGGAAtgtttttggttgtctttttcctGGTCGTGATGTGTAATTTCCTTATTGCTCGAGCGTTACTTTCTCAAAATCCTCCTCAGTCAGAGTTCCGGTCTGAAACGATTATATCGAGGAAGTCCAACAGGACCATGTCCTCCTCAACTAAAAGGCCCAGGGGTGTGAAACGGAGAGCTCTGCAGATGTTGTTAGCAGTGGTGggagtgtttgttgtgtgtttcttGCCCCACCATATCATTCAAGGCTTCTGGACACTGGCAGTGTTGCAGATCACACAGGGCTGGGGCCACGTAGACTGGGACCAGAAGACTCTTCAGGCACTGAACGACGCTCATCAGCTCACTTTGGTTCTTATGGCCCTCAACTGCATTTTGGATCCTGTAGTTTACTATTTCGCCACAAGGAAGTTTAGAAGGTTCATCACGGCCCAATTTAAAAAGGTAGTCAGGGGAGAGGGGTGCTCCCAGACGCTCACCTCACAGCTCTCCATGGAAAGCAGGAACAACTGCCAGAGACTCAATAGTGAGCCCCAACAGCCGGAAAAGGAATGA